AAAATAACTAGCATGTAAGTACAAGCTATTGTTTCTATTACGACAGACAGACGGAAGGAGAAGCTCCAATAAAGGACTGAAAGTGGATCTATAAAAGATAAAGAAGCATGGCATAGTTTGGTTGGAGTTGCGATAGTTCAGACGAAGTGAATTGGCACAGCGACCGCGGACGGCAGCGGCCACAGCGACATTGACGGGAGAGGGCACAGCGACATTGACGGGAGAGGGCACAGCGTCAATGACGGGAGCGGCCACAACGACATTGACGGGAGTGGCCACAGCGACATTGACGGGAGTGGCCACAGCGTCAATGACGGGAGAGGGCACAGCGTCAATGACGGGAGCGGCCACAACGACATTGACGGGAGTGGCCACAGCGTCAATGACGGGAGAGGGCACAGCGACATTGACGGGAGTGGGCACAGCGACATTGACGGGAGAGGGCACAGCGACATTGATGGGAGAGGGCACAGCGACATTGACGGGAGAGGGCACAGCGACATTGACGGGAGAGGGCACAGCGTCAATGACGGGAGAGGGCACAGCGTCAATGACGGGAAGACAAGAGTATGGGAATTGTGGCGGATAGTGCGGTAAAAAAGACGGAAAGAGAAATTGCCTTTGGAGGTATGTATAAACCGTTAGATTTCAGCAGTCCAAGGTCGTTACAACGGTGGGAAAGGTAGGTATTGTAAGTAATCATTTACATAGATACAAATAGTGCTAGGTGTCTTGTTATAATGTGTATTtaatatgcttcagtgaaacaacaacaaaaacagccATACAGACAACAGAAACAATTACAACCATTGAGCCTACAACTACAGCCACTGAACATACACAAACAACGACCACAACCTATGAACTCACTTTACATTTAATACATATGTCAACTATTTCActaatacaataatacaaatattttactaaTACAACTAGTTCACTAATACAACTATTTCACTGATATAACCATTTTACTAATATAACTATTTCACtgatataactacatgtatttcactaATACAACCAACTATTTTACTAATATAACTATTTCACAAACAGCGACGGAAGGTACACGTAAGTAATTGATATATTGCCTGCTTTATCTATCATGCCAATTAACCAGCGAGTGGGTTTTCCCGTGACTAACTCTTGTAACctgtttatttatgtatttgtttctatgtatataactatatctgtACTACTAATGACTAATGAGATCAGTCACCGATCATCAAATGTGTCGGCCtgaaattcatttttgtatGTAACATTCTTTTTCAGCTGAAACAACGACCGATTTATCAACAGAGCAAACATCTCCTGCAACCACAACTACTTCACTGACGACCACCACAACCACGCCTTCAACAACTACAATAacgacacctacaaccacaactactacacctacaactacCTCTACTACACCTTCAACTACCtctactacacctacaaccacaactactacacctacaaccacaactactacacctacaacGACCACGcctacaacaactacaactacgacacctacaaccactactactacacctacaacGGCCACGCCTACAACTACCtcaactacacctacaaccaccacaactacacatacaaccacaactactacacctacaaccacaactactacacctacaaccacaactactacacctacaacaacaactactacacctacaactacCATTTATAtacctacaaccacaactactacacctacaaccacaactactaCACATacaaccaccactactacacctacaacaacCACTACcacacctacaaccaccactacaacacctacaacaaccaccactactacacctacaaccacaactactacacctacaactacCATTTATAtacctacaaccacaactactacacctacaaccaccacaaccacacctacaaccactactactacacctacaactacCATTTATATACCTACAACCACCACAACcacacctacaaccaccacaaccacacctacaaccaccacaaccacacctacaaccaccacaaccacacctacaaccacaactactacacctacaaccaccacAACCACACCTACAACTACTACGACAGAAGCTCCAGGTGAGTCaattacatgtttttaaaagatatgtatgtatgtatttgtcATTCGGCTCAATAAACATGACGTCATGATTCTCAAAAGGTGTCAATCCAGTAAACCAGAATGTTCACGTATACACTGTAaatgtttgtgtacattatcagtgtttatgtttacattatcagtgtttttgtttacattatcaatgtttatgtttacattatcagtgtttatgtttacattatcaatgtttatgtgtacattatcaatgtttatgtgtacattatcaatgtttatgtttacattatcagtgtttatgtttacattatcaatgtttatgtttacattatcaatgtttatgtttacattatcagtgtttatgtgtacattatcaatgtttatgtgtatattatcagtgtttatgtttacattatcagtgtttttgtttacattatcaatgtttatgtttacattatcagtgtttatgtttacattatcaatgtttatgtgtacattatcaatgtttatgtttacattatcagtgtttatgtttacactatcagtgtttatgtgtacattatcaatgtttatgtgtatattatcaatgtttttgtgtacattatcaatgtttatgtttacattatcaatgtttatgtgtacattatcagtgtttatgtttacattatcagtgtttttgtgtacattatcaatgtttttgtgtacattatcaatgtttatgtgtacattatcaatgattatgtttacattatcagtgtttttgtgtacattatcagtgtttttgtttacattatcaatgtttatgtgtatattatcaatgtttttgtgtacattatcaatgtttatgtttacattatcagtgtttttgtgtacattatcaatgtttatgtgtacattatcaatgtttatgtttacattatcagtgtttatgtttacattatcagtgtttatgtttatattatcagtgtttttgtgtacattatcaatgtttatgtttacactatcaatgtttatgtttacattatcagtgtttatgtttatattatcagtgtttttgtgtacattatcaatgtttatgtttacattatcaatgtttatgtttacattatcaatgtttatgtttacattatcagtgtttatgtttacattatcagtgtttatgtttatattatcagtgtttttgtgtacattatcaatgtttatgtttacactatcaatgtttatgtttacattatcagtgtttatgtttatattatcagtgtttttgtgtacattatcaatgtttatgtttacattatcagtgtttttgtgtacattatcaatgtttttgtgtacattatcaatgtttatgtgtacattatcaatgattatgtttacattatcaatgtttatgtttacattatcagtgtttatgtttacattatcaatgtttatgtttacattatcagtgtttatgtgtacattatcaatgtttatgtttacattatcagtgtttatgtttacattatcagtgtttttgtgtacattatcaatgtttatgtttacattatcagtgtttatgtttacattatcagtgtttttgtgtacattatcaatgtttatgtgtacattatcaatgattatgtttacattatcagtgtttatgtatacattgtaaatatttatttgtacattatcaatgtttatgtgtagattatcaatgtttatgtttacattatcaatatatataatatttgctttATCAGTGTTTTGGTGATGATCATCGATGTAGAATGGTCATTCttacagatacaatatatatatcatttgttattttTGGTGCGAaatatttattctttatttGCAGTTTGTGCCATTGATGTTAGTAAatgtttgtgtctttttttaatttttaattgtttccatGGCTTTATTTTCGTTATCaatgtttttaacattttcaggTTAGGTGCTTTTTATAACATAGTTATTTGATATCTATGTTTAATGTTGAACTCtcaatgttgatttttttttgctttgttttttgtttttgtttttgtttttgttttgttttttctttaattattttttgtattttttttttgtattttgttattgtttgtttgttttattttgttttgttttatggtttttgtttgtttgttttttcatcaATTCCCCTTGTActttaaatgtttcattaaatattttttttatttttgtgagaATTTTATTGATGATAGCATCAACCATGTCTGCTCTGTGTTGTTTGTGCTATACTTTGTATATGACATTATACCTCCACGATCTTGTCTCCTGTGGTAGACCATTCTTTACAGATTAATATGTAGTTATTGCTACTTATCCTTAATACATGCTTATCTATGAGTATCGTTTTAAGCCAGAATTCCTCCAttgaaatatgtacatttattacGGACAGAGATTCCTCTTGGAGCTAACTGTTCTCTCACACCGACTGCATGTAATGAATCCAATTCCGAGTGTGTGCAGGGCAAGTGTGGATGTTCAAACGGCTACTTCGACTCTAACGGAAATGCTGATGCTGGGAGCTGTTTGAGCAGTGAGTTATTTATCTTTCGAAACGTAAATATGtgacttctttttttttcattttcaaattgattttttcaCTTGAAATGGAAAAAGAATTGCTCTTTGATATTATTATTGAAAGAATTCAGGAATATTTGCATATTGACCAGAACAGCCGAGATATATTTACTGTTAGCCTTTAAACTTATGTTTGATTTCTTCTCAAATATGACTTTATAATTATGTGTTCCAA
The window above is part of the Pecten maximus chromosome 2, xPecMax1.1, whole genome shotgun sequence genome. Proteins encoded here:
- the LOC117322270 gene encoding putative per-hexamer repeat protein 5 codes for the protein MTGAATTTLTGVATATLTGVATASMTGEGTASMTGAATTTLTGVATASMTGEGTATLTGVGTATLTGEGTATLMGEGTATLTGEGTATLTGEGTASMTGEGTASMTGRQEYGNCGG